A DNA window from Ovis aries strain OAR_USU_Benz2616 breed Rambouillet chromosome 7, ARS-UI_Ramb_v3.0, whole genome shotgun sequence contains the following coding sequences:
- the LOC443295 gene encoding beta-2-microglobulin isoform X2 gives MAVSAALVLLGLLSLSGLDAIQRIPEVQVYSRHPPEDGKPNYLNCYVYGFHPPQIEIDLLKNGEKIKSEQSDLSFSKDWSFYLLSHAEFTPNSKDQYSCRVNHVTLTQPKIVKWDRDL, from the exons ATGGCTGTCTCCGCGGCCTTGGTCCTTCTCGGCCTGCTGTCGCTGTCTGGACTGGACGCCATCCAGC GTATTCCAGAGGTCCAGGTATACTCAAGACACCCGCCAGAAGATGGAAAGCCAAATTACCTGAACTGCTATGTGTATGGGTTCCATCCACCCCAGATTGAAATCGATTTGCTGAAGAACGGGGAGAAGATTAAATCGGAGCAGTCAGACCTGTCTTTCAGCAAGGACTGGTCTTTCTACCTTCTGTCCCACGCTGAGTTCACTCCCAACAGCAAGGATCAGTACAGCTGCCGAGTGAATCACGTTACTCTAACACAACCCAAGATAGTTAAGTGGG ATCGAGACCTCTAA
- the LOC443295 gene encoding beta-2-microglobulin isoform X1 — MAVSAALVLLGLLSLSGLDAIQRIPEVQVYSRHPPEDGKPNYLNCYVYGFHPPQIEIDLLKNGEKIKSEQSDLSFSKDWSFYLLSHAEFTPNSKDQYSCRVNHVTLTQPKIVKWGKLSSSLVNH, encoded by the exons ATGGCTGTCTCCGCGGCCTTGGTCCTTCTCGGCCTGCTGTCGCTGTCTGGACTGGACGCCATCCAGC GTATTCCAGAGGTCCAGGTATACTCAAGACACCCGCCAGAAGATGGAAAGCCAAATTACCTGAACTGCTATGTGTATGGGTTCCATCCACCCCAGATTGAAATCGATTTGCTGAAGAACGGGGAGAAGATTAAATCGGAGCAGTCAGACCTGTCTTTCAGCAAGGACTGGTCTTTCTACCTTCTGTCCCACGCTGAGTTCACTCCCAACAGCAAGGATCAGTACAGCTGCCGAGTGAATCACGTTACTCTAACACAACCCAAGATAGTTAAGTGGGGTAAGTTGTCAAGTTCTTTGGTTAACCACTGA